The Treponema succinifaciens DSM 2489 region TCTTTTGTTCCATTATCATAGCCGTTTTTTCTCGGATAAAATTTTTCACCTTTTGAATATGAATACAAATAGTCTTGAACTATTGCTCCGCCGATTTTCAGTTCAGGCATAATTGAATAAACTGCATAGCCTCCAGTTTTTTTTGTGATAAATGTGAATTGCTCAAATCCTGTTGAAGTAAAAAACATATCTTTTATTCTTCCGCCAGAAACAAAAAGCTTTTGGTCAAGAAATTTTCCCCAGGCGTTTGCATAAGTTATCTGTTTGTCGCTGAAGGCGATTTTGTCAAATGAACCTGCATATTGGTATCTTATACTTGCCCCGAATTTTTTTTCTGTTCCAAAGAATTCGCCGTCAAGCCTTATGCGGGAAAATTCATCATCGCCAAAATAATCGCCCTTTGTCCAAGTTGCCGCGGAAAATGAATTGATGTCGTCATTGTCTTCGCCTTTTGCGCCGTCAAATGCAGTTGAAATTCCAGAGCGGACATGGCCGGAAAGTTTAAAAGTCTGAGCGGAAACAAAGACCGATGCGCCCGCCAGAATTGCTAAAAGAAAATATTTTTTCATAGAAAACCTCTTATGTTGCCTTATGCTAACGATTTTGCCATTGCTATTCAACTATTCAAACAGGGCAAACGCATTATAAATGTATTCAGCATAAAACTGGCTCCCAGTCACGGTTTTGTGGTTCAAAATCGCGCAATAATGCGCTACACGCTGGTTGTTGCAAAATAACTATAGAATTGCCCGCTCACGCGGTCGCAACAATCAGAGTGTTTTTGCCCCGGGAACCGTTCCTTCGCGCAAACTTTAATTAAATTATTTATAATGCGTTTGCCTTGACTATTCAAAAAACTTAGGCTTCCAATATTTATTCAAGTTGTTTATAATTTATATTTAGCTGTCATTATCGGGCTTGATCCGGTAATAATCTGCTATAAAATCGAACCTTAAGGTGAAAATATGAAATCTGCGGTTACTCAAAACGATGTCGCAAAAGAAGCCGGCGTAACACGGAGCATGGTAAGCTATGTTATAAGTGGAAACTCTGACCGTTCAGTTGCTCCGGAAACACGCAAAAGAATTTTGGATGCAATTGAACGTCTTGGCTACAGACCGAACAAGGCGGCTCAGGCTTTGCAGCAAGGCGATGTTGGTTTTGCAGCGAATAAGATAGGCGTTGTCCTTTGTACCTCTGAAACTTTTTTGCGTCCGTACTATGCGGAAATTCTTTCTGGAATCCACATTGAAGCGCATAAGCAGAATTTTCAAGTGAGCTTTATAAGGTTTTTCCATGAGCTGAAAAATCCGGTTTTGTTTAACAGTTTGATTCACGAAGAGGAAATCGGCGGACTGATTCTTGTTGCTACAGACCAATGCCTGAAAACTGACGAAGATAAAAAAATCATCGCCAAAATAAAAGAGCGTCTTTCTAAAATTGTCTGCGTTGAATTTCAGTATGAAGGCTTAAGCAGCGTTATGTTTGACAGACAGGCTACTGCACAGCGGGCAACAGAATATTTGATTCAAAAAGGTTTTTCCGAGATTGGATATATTGGCGAGGACGATGATCGAGTGCATGGAGTTCAGCTTGCTTTGTCTGAAAAAAATCTTGATGCAAAACGTGACAATTTTTTTATTGCCGAAACTTTTGACATGAGCGGCGGATTCAATGCAATCGATTCTTTTCCAGCTGATAAAAAAATTCCACGCGCAATTGTCTGCGGTTCTGATGAAGTTGCGATTGGAGTTCTTCGCGGCTTGAGCAAAAAAAATATTTCAGTTCCGAATGATGTTGCAATAATCAGCATAGACAATATTGAAATTTCAGAATACACGTGTCCGCCCTTGACCACGATGAATGTACAGAAAAAAGCGATGGGCGAACAGGCTGTAAAAATGATTGTTTCTGGAACAGCAGGAAAAGATGAATGTGCGCTTAAAATTATGCTTCCGTCTTCTCTTATTGTCCGTGAGTCTTGCTAGAATTTTCTGCGGAAAAAATGCAGCCGCAGTATTGCTGCCGGTAAAGTGAAAATTCTTTGCTAAGCTCAAGGCTTCTAAGAAAACCGCCTTTCTTTTTAAAGTCAGAAAAAAGCCACTTTGGTTTTCCGTTTGCGCATTCAGAAAGTTCTTTTCCAATTTGATTTATTTTTTCTGAATCCTTAAAAGGACTTATTGAAAGTGTTGTGCAAAAATAATCAAAATTGTTTTTTTTCGCAAATTCAAAAGCTCTCTTTAACCTGAATTCGTAGCATCTTCTGCATCGCTCACCTTTTTCTGGTTCTTTTGCAAGTTCTGGATTTTCCTTGATTTTTATTGCGTCATAGAATTCCTGCGGAATATAATAATCTTCCACAAGCTTTACAGAATTTTCTTTTGCTGGAAAAAATTCAGGAAGAAATTTTTTTAGTTCTTCAAGCCGTCTTTTGTATTCTTCATCTGGAAAAATATTCGGATTATAATACAAGATTGTTATATCAAAAAATGAAGCAAGAAATTCCAAAACATAAGATGAACAAGGCGCGCAGCAAGCATGAAGCAGAAGCTTTGGTCTGTTTTCTATTGGAATATTTTTTTCTAGCAATGAAAGAATTTTTTCAAGTTCAATCTGATAATTCATTTTTAGATGCCCAATATTTTTAATTTTTTTTCAAAAGTGCGGACTGTTATTTCAGAAGTTTTTTGATAGACTTCGCCATCCGTGTGCAGCCAAAGCGGAATTGTTGTCTTGAATGTTGCGCTTGAAAATTCTATTAAATTTATTCCGGGAAAAATTCCGTGCAGTCCAAAAAATGCAGTTGGCAATGCAAAAAGAATTCCCGGAACTGTTTTGTTGTTCACAATGCACAAATTCATATTTCCGTCTGATGGATTTGCTTTTGGACAGAATTTAAATCCGCCGCCTTCATAACGATGAACCATTGAAGCCGCAAAAAGAAATTTTGGAAGGATAAGTTTTTTACCATTGTCAAATTCAACTGTGCAATCCGCCTTTGGAGCATGTATAATCTGATTCAGTGCGATTGCAAGATATGTCAATTTTCCAAGCCCGAATTTGTTCAAGTTTCTTTTTATAAATGAATGTGAAGATTTTTGGCAGACCGCCGCATCAAATCCCAAGCCTGCGCTTACAACAAATTTTCTTTTTGTTTTTTCTGCAATTACTTCGCCTAAATCA contains the following coding sequences:
- a CDS encoding LacI family DNA-binding transcriptional regulator, whose protein sequence is MKSAVTQNDVAKEAGVTRSMVSYVISGNSDRSVAPETRKRILDAIERLGYRPNKAAQALQQGDVGFAANKIGVVLCTSETFLRPYYAEILSGIHIEAHKQNFQVSFIRFFHELKNPVLFNSLIHEEEIGGLILVATDQCLKTDEDKKIIAKIKERLSKIVCVEFQYEGLSSVMFDRQATAQRATEYLIQKGFSEIGYIGEDDDRVHGVQLALSEKNLDAKRDNFFIAETFDMSGGFNAIDSFPADKKIPRAIVCGSDEVAIGVLRGLSKKNISVPNDVAIISIDNIEISEYTCPPLTTMNVQKKAMGEQAVKMIVSGTAGKDECALKIMLPSSLIVRESC
- a CDS encoding epoxyqueuosine reductase QueH, encoding MNYQIELEKILSLLEKNIPIENRPKLLLHACCAPCSSYVLEFLASFFDITILYYNPNIFPDEEYKRRLEELKKFLPEFFPAKENSVKLVEDYYIPQEFYDAIKIKENPELAKEPEKGERCRRCYEFRLKRAFEFAKKNNFDYFCTTLSISPFKDSEKINQIGKELSECANGKPKWLFSDFKKKGGFLRSLELSKEFSLYRQQYCGCIFSAENSSKTHGQ
- a CDS encoding diacylglycerol/lipid kinase family protein, whose translation is MKISKSVKKCLEKILSATKPAEFDLGEVIAEKTKRKFVVSAGLGFDAAVCQKSSHSFIKRNLNKFGLGKLTYLAIALNQIIHAPKADCTVEFDNGKKLILPKFLFAASMVHRYEGGGFKFCPKANPSDGNMNLCIVNNKTVPGILFALPTAFFGLHGIFPGINLIEFSSATFKTTIPLWLHTDGEVYQKTSEITVRTFEKKLKILGI